A part of Thalassoglobus sp. JC818 genomic DNA contains:
- a CDS encoding exosortase C-terminal domain/associated protein EpsI yields the protein MTSTTKEKTAPTESTEEPSQEQAAQAPKSRFILVGALLLICFVCVQLVSRGYEHSIRPIAQPVSELPTVLGKWTGVDQDELDERTAGVLGADQTLGRTYSSTDGEQASVHLAVWSSIDDVVDPAPHHPETCYTGAGYKVEDRFIEDLETPHGAVRVEYLLLDLNGAKVVTAHWFQIGKDVIVNKNEGRKVHQSLWGSSEWPATVKVLMQISKSSLQDGKLVLDDLIKEVFGWTSRLDQPTQDTSALTSAES from the coding sequence ATGACCTCTACAACTAAAGAAAAAACGGCCCCCACCGAGTCGACTGAGGAGCCATCTCAAGAGCAAGCAGCACAAGCCCCCAAATCACGCTTCATCCTTGTGGGGGCGTTGTTGCTCATTTGTTTCGTGTGTGTGCAACTCGTCAGTCGAGGATACGAACATTCAATCCGACCCATTGCGCAACCGGTCTCCGAACTTCCGACTGTACTCGGGAAGTGGACGGGCGTGGATCAGGATGAACTCGACGAGCGGACTGCCGGGGTCTTGGGGGCAGACCAAACACTTGGAAGAACCTATTCCTCGACGGATGGGGAGCAGGCCAGTGTGCATCTGGCTGTCTGGTCATCAATCGATGACGTTGTCGATCCTGCTCCGCACCATCCGGAAACCTGCTATACGGGGGCTGGATATAAAGTTGAAGATCGCTTCATCGAAGATCTGGAAACTCCGCACGGAGCTGTGCGTGTCGAGTACCTTCTCCTCGACTTGAATGGAGCGAAGGTTGTGACCGCACATTGGTTTCAAATCGGCAAAGATGTCATCGTCAATAAGAACGAAGGCCGCAAAGTGCACCAGTCACTGTGGGGATCGAGTGAATGGCCTGCGACGGTCAAAGTGTTGATGCAGATCTCGAAGTCGAGTCTCCAGGACGGAAAACTCGTTCTTGATGATCTCATCAAAGAGGTTTTTGGCTGGACCTCTCGACTTGATCAGCCAACACAAGACACCAGTGCTTTAACATCTGCTGAGTCATGA
- a CDS encoding AAA family ATPase, producing the protein MSTDVGKPLAANGRSSRGLNNPQAPYLVQNTVSSAPAEEGSGIQLSAIWHAFRRRWALGLLLGILLTPLAIIPWLLMKPQSTAVVQLHIHQDDPMLIFNTADQVQTSAITYKLFLQTQAQLIRSDLNIDQVLGHYEKVAQLPQIQSEPDPIEWIRENLNVMQLPDTELLNVSFRDPDPAAAMLIVNSVVENYYEKYVTADEKKDEKRLEDLQSLYLEKTKELKAARDELVRMAQTAGSGSSESLTLTQQSTLSERETLEKQRHELRFKRMELEAQLFALLETQKHRQSTGEAVPGEDGQPVVTQEPVDPSLRAPLPPLPVGQSSNQWVLTEEILEEEYAFDPEIRRLNEQKEELEEKFQALAKRLQGSGLEKSRQQYESDLAKIDDDLNFRKSLIKRSFKKEYERENRRLQEQFEQDQLAYELDWRRIEAERLRALKAQGTGTLVVGDSGQNQDQLLAQFNEIDLQSRISKIVEQEGLLLEEIKALTARFKNLGESSTDVEMLRGDIASLEQVVSNLAGELERTRVESKSQSKRIEVMALADRAQKDDPKKQLALTIGVGLAGLFAPLILLMWRDITKQHVDDLKTMRLAIGLEHMGGIPRLPMKQLGGKNGKDDKKDMKLQRALSESVRGIVAQLIRRKASENQNCIMVSSATAGEGKTTASVEISRMLARSGQKTVLIDFDLRRPRVHEIFEVDGASGVYDILTGKETLEGASKYIEEDKLTIIPAGNVDSEVYLESYSGMLAEFFATLQEQYDFVIVDCCPVLPVVDARIVSEYVDGVILALTRDVSVVPDAISARDILRSHGATVIGTIVSGHPVRGRYDLYN; encoded by the coding sequence ATGTCGACGGATGTCGGAAAACCTCTCGCTGCGAATGGGCGTTCTAGTCGTGGCCTGAACAACCCACAAGCGCCGTACCTCGTTCAGAACACGGTCTCCTCGGCCCCAGCTGAAGAGGGAAGTGGAATTCAACTCAGTGCAATCTGGCACGCATTCCGTCGCCGTTGGGCGTTGGGCCTGCTGCTGGGAATCTTGCTGACGCCTTTAGCGATTATTCCGTGGCTTCTCATGAAGCCTCAGAGTACGGCAGTTGTTCAACTTCATATCCATCAAGACGATCCGATGTTGATCTTCAACACAGCGGACCAGGTGCAGACAAGTGCGATTACCTACAAGCTGTTTCTGCAAACGCAGGCTCAGTTGATTCGGAGCGACCTCAACATCGATCAAGTTCTCGGCCATTATGAGAAAGTTGCTCAACTTCCCCAGATTCAGTCCGAACCCGATCCGATTGAATGGATTCGCGAAAATCTCAACGTGATGCAGCTTCCTGACACGGAACTCTTGAACGTCTCGTTCCGTGATCCTGATCCAGCAGCTGCAATGCTGATCGTCAATTCGGTCGTTGAAAACTACTACGAAAAATACGTGACGGCGGACGAGAAGAAAGACGAGAAGCGACTCGAGGATTTACAGAGTCTGTACTTGGAAAAGACGAAAGAGTTGAAAGCCGCTCGAGATGAGCTCGTCCGAATGGCCCAGACGGCTGGATCAGGAAGCTCCGAGTCGTTGACTCTGACTCAACAGTCAACTTTGAGTGAGCGTGAAACTCTCGAAAAGCAACGACACGAGCTTCGATTCAAAAGAATGGAACTCGAAGCACAGTTGTTCGCATTGCTCGAGACACAAAAGCACCGCCAATCAACCGGAGAAGCTGTCCCGGGTGAAGACGGACAACCGGTCGTCACTCAAGAACCTGTTGATCCATCTCTCAGGGCTCCTCTGCCTCCGCTTCCAGTCGGCCAGTCATCCAATCAATGGGTACTGACTGAGGAAATTCTTGAAGAGGAGTATGCGTTTGATCCGGAAATCCGCCGGTTGAACGAGCAGAAAGAAGAACTTGAAGAGAAGTTCCAGGCGCTAGCAAAACGCTTGCAAGGCAGCGGGCTCGAAAAGAGTCGACAACAATACGAGAGCGATCTCGCGAAGATTGATGACGATCTGAACTTTCGAAAGTCGCTCATAAAACGCAGCTTCAAAAAAGAATACGAACGCGAAAATCGCCGTCTGCAAGAACAATTCGAACAAGACCAATTGGCTTACGAGTTGGACTGGCGTCGCATTGAAGCAGAACGTTTGCGAGCCCTGAAAGCACAGGGAACTGGAACATTGGTTGTCGGTGATTCGGGTCAGAATCAGGATCAATTGCTGGCACAGTTTAACGAAATCGATCTTCAATCTCGTATTTCGAAAATAGTGGAACAAGAAGGTTTGCTTCTGGAGGAGATTAAAGCACTCACGGCGAGATTCAAAAATTTGGGCGAAAGTTCAACTGACGTCGAAATGTTGAGAGGTGACATCGCATCTCTTGAACAGGTTGTTTCAAACCTGGCAGGAGAATTGGAACGAACTCGCGTCGAGTCAAAGAGTCAATCGAAACGAATTGAAGTCATGGCCCTTGCCGACCGTGCTCAAAAAGACGATCCGAAGAAGCAACTTGCTCTCACGATTGGCGTGGGCCTAGCAGGTCTCTTTGCTCCGCTCATTCTCTTGATGTGGAGAGACATAACAAAACAGCACGTTGATGACCTGAAGACCATGCGGCTCGCCATTGGCCTCGAGCACATGGGAGGAATCCCGCGATTGCCGATGAAACAGCTCGGCGGCAAAAACGGCAAAGACGACAAAAAGGACATGAAGCTCCAGCGAGCCTTATCGGAGTCCGTGCGTGGAATTGTTGCGCAATTGATCCGGAGAAAAGCTTCCGAGAATCAGAACTGCATCATGGTCTCCAGTGCCACGGCGGGTGAGGGCAAGACAACCGCTTCAGTGGAAATCTCCCGAATGCTCGCGCGATCCGGACAAAAGACAGTCCTGATTGATTTCGACCTCCGTCGTCCACGAGTTCACGAGATCTTCGAAGTCGATGGCGCATCTGGAGTCTATGATATCCTGACAGGCAAGGAGACGCTCGAAGGTGCTTCTAAGTATATCGAAGAAGACAAGCTCACCATCATTCCGGCAGGGAATGTTGACTCCGAAGTTTACTTGGAATCGTATTCCGGAATGCTTGCAGAATTCTTCGCAACGCTGCAAGAACAATATGATTTCGTGATTGTTGACTGTTGCCCGGTGTTGCCAGTGGTGGATGCTCGAATCGTTTCAGAGTATGTTGATGGAGTGATCCTCGCTTTGACTCGGGATGTGAGTGTCGTTCCCGATGCAATTTCAGCGAGAGACATCCTTCGATCTCATGGAGCCACTGTGATTGGTACAATTGTTTCTGGGCATCCGGTAAGGGGACGTTATGACCTCTACAACTAA